From the genome of Fusarium fujikuroi IMI 58289 draft genome, chromosome FFUJ_chr06:
ATCAATACTCTCAAACCGTCTACTTCATGGATGAGAGTGGTGTCTGTCGTAATCATCACCGCAAGAAACCCAGACATCGTGCAGATGCGATTGGTTTGCGGGTGGTTGTGAGCGTAGATTCGCTCCGTATAAAACGTATATATGTTGCGCTCTTCACGCGAAATGTGTAAAAGAAACCATGCCTCTCATGGCCTCAATTCGTTTGGTATTTTTCAACGCCTGCCGGTGCGTCACCCTAATGACTTGAAATAAAAAAACCGAATGGGTATTGTGTACGCCAAAATATTCGAAAGCTCGATAATTTCTCAGATGCCCCAGAAGCTAGGCACTGAAGCAGGGCCGAGAGGCTCGGGGCTTTCGTCCATTGTAGTGATGCCCTCGTTGTAATTGGGCATCCAGAAGGCAGGGTCGTCCTCAACCATGGATAGACCGGCTCCCGCCATAGGGCCACTATCTGCTCCCTTGTAGAAGCTGTCGTAGTCGATGGTAGTGAGGTCGGTCGAGTTGGCCATCACGTTGCCGTTCTGTCGGATGAAGCTATCGGCACGGCTGAATCCTTCCAGGCCGTCATAGTCGCCGTCTCCTCCGGGAAGAAAATCTTCCACTTCGGAAACCTCGCCCGAGGTCGATGTAGTGTTTGCCAGGTGGGGAAGGTGCTCTGAACCGCTACCAAAATCGAAGAGGCCATTGAAGCTCTGAGTACCGGCCTGGCTATAACTGGAAGGCGTGAAACTCTCGCCCTTCATCTCTGAAAGATCATAGTGGCTCCAGTCGACTGAAGCAGCACTGAGACCAGCGCTGTACATGGGGGCATCTGTCTCTGAATTGAAACCAGATCCAAACAGATCAAACGTACTGTTAGCCATATAAGGAGGGTACTCGATGCCTGAAAGGTCCAGAGGAGGCAGGTTGCCATTGAGGTTCTGGAAGCTGCTCGCACCACTCATCAGGGGCGATGCGGTTTCTGATTTGACCCTTCGCTCTCGGTTGGTAGCAGCGCGTGCTCGGCTATTGGGAGGTTCCCGTGTGCTCTTCTGCAGCATGCTTTCGGCGCCTAAGCTGCCAGTGCTGTGAGCCGAGTTCACCCTGTTAAGCTGATATGGGCCACATTTTTGCGAGACCCGGTTGCTTCGGTGAGCAGGCTTGTGGTTGCCGTGCTGATCGAAGGTCAAGACCCCGTCTGAGTGGACCGTGTTggctcgtcgtcgtcgaccCGGAGGCTTCGGACGGCCACTAATGCTAAGGGTCAAAGACTCGCGCTCCGAGTCAGATTCAGGAACGGTGTCAAGAGCAGGCTCGTTCTTGTGAGAGCAGCTGCAGGGGCCACCATGGTTACAGCAACATGTCTCTGCGAAAGTTTTAGAAAATGCGAATTGTGTCGAGCGTCTCGAGGTCTGTAACACCTCGAGAAACCAGAGGAAGCTCACCAGTGTGCCCCTCAACGGCTGGCTGCAAGTGGGCACATTTACTTGTCTTCTCACCGCAGTCGCACTTGACGTGAGCAGAGCGCGACTTACGCATGGCGCGACAGTGAGCGCATTGGGAAACTGGTCGacccttcttgttgatgtgCTGAAGAGGGCGGTCTATCGAAGGATTGTGGTCAGTACAGAGAACAGAGCTAAGCTTGGAGCAATGTCCATGGACGAGTACTGGATTTACATCCAGCCAAAGGTAATGACTGGGACCGATAACCCATAACTTCAGTCTTGAGTTCCGACTTACCAGAATGTTGGCAGTTGCTCACGCGGTGGCCGCGGACGCAAGCCTCGCAAGCATACTTTTCTCCATCAATTATCATTTTGGCGGGTGCAGACTGGCTCAAGGTGCAGTCGACTTGAGGTTAAATGGCGAGCTAGAGAATCGTGGAAACGGTCGTTTCTTGACGAAAGCCAGATATGTAGGATCCAAGGTGACCAAGTTCGAGTCGAGTATGCTCGGTCCGGCCAAGGTGGAGGGAGGATATAGTGGGTTTCTATCGACACCGATATCCAAGGCTTGTGTGTAAGTGTCCCGCAAAAGCGCTCCCACGCTAAGAGAGGAAGTGGATTGAGGTTGGGGAAACGGAGTCGAGAAAGCTTTGTTAAATCGGACAGTCAAGTTTCAGTAACATATCGTGACGGAGCTTAGGCAGAGCTGGAAGAGGCTGAAAAACGAATCCAGACAAGGAACGTGGGAGCAgaagactataataaaagttttCGAGGGCAAGTTGGACAAAACCAAttgatgagagagaggaaCGGAGTGGAGATACACCGGCCAGTAGGTGGGTATTTTCCCTTGGGGTGTCTTGGGGTCTCCTCTGGAACTGTATGGTACAGTAGGTTCCTAAACCTAGCTTGTGGCCGGGTTGGATCGCTCGCTACTGTAACCCTGGGCCCTGGGGGTGCGATGCAGATTGTAGTGGTGGGTGTAGAGAGGGAGTGCGCCGCAGGAATACCTGAAATGGATGGGCGGACGAGGTTGGCGGCAGGACCGGGGTTTCTTCTGGTGCACGCTGCAGACTGCACAGCACAAGCGGGTTTGGCGCCTTCAGCtacagagccagagccagctAAGACAACGACATCGACGACCAAGTTCAAGCCAAGCCGCCCTGCTGGAGACGTTGTGGGTGGAGATGTCGGCCCGGATGGTCGGAGCGTTCTCGTTCTGCGTTGTTCGTCGCTCGTCGGACCTGGTACTGTAGCTTTGGTGACGTCGGCGGCCGACACCAATTGGTGAACGGAGAGCAGAGAACGGAGAACACACCGCACAACTAAGCGTGCTCCCTGAGGAACACACTGAAGGACGCCGTGCAAATGTGAGGTTGGGAAATAGAGGAAAGAAGTAAAAGTGAAAGATACGGGAGAGATTCGAGGAAGAGAGCCTCTTTTATGACAGACATTGAGTATAACAGGAGATAATGACGAACTGCAGCGCGAAACCCACAGAGCTCAGAGTCAAAAGACCAGTGCCCAAAGTAGCAGCGTTGAGGCGTGGTGGGCAACAGAACACCCATCACAATGTGATATGTCTGTGAATAGCAACATACTGGTAGCAGGCCAACCGTGACCCTTGGTCCCTAGGCCTAACATGATCCCTGGATCATTAAGTTGTCCTGTACCGAATCGATCCGCATAAGTGAAATCGAATTCTTGCTTTCTCGCTGGTTAATTCCGCCAGCGTGCCCGCTCAGATTGGACATTCTTTGCCTACAGCCCCTAGGGTCCATGTTCTCAATatccttgccttgccttgccttgaaTAGCAAGGCGAGGCGTGGAGGTCGCGGACACGGGCGCGATCGAGGATACTCGGCTGTACAGTGTGGGACGATGGCGCAAGCAACAAGGTGACCGGGCTGGGCGGGGTGGAAAGCATGGGCTGGGATGGGGGACAAGGGTTCTGGAGCGACCATGACGAGCTTGAGAGGACAGAGAAGACATCGTCAGTGGTCATCTTCCGTTGTGGTCCGTGGCATGGCATGGGCCATTGCTGAAGACGTGGGATTGAGACCGAGTTCGGGATAGCGTCCTCTAGTTGTTTCTCGAGGAGAAGGGTTTAGACATGAGCGAGCCTGTGATGTAGAATCGCTGGGCATACATACGTTTGTGTGTGTGATTGGGGGCAGCGGGAGAAACGTTACCGAACATACTGCCGTCGCGTTTGCGTTGCTTCTAGATCGACATTTCTCAGCCGTGTGTGTTTATTAAGGGCGAGATTTGATACGCTCGCATAGGCCGTCAAACTTATTAGCCATTTGGTTGTCATCATGAATGAATCAACTGTCGAGTGAGAGCTTGGGGGATTTGTGGAGCTCATGGCCCGTGGGATGGTGATTTATCCATGAATGTTATAGCGGATGGATCAAGATTGAATGGGGGAAGTAGTGCAAGATTGGTGCGAGACAGATTACAGTGGAGAGATGCGGAGTGTACAAAGTGAGAAGGAGCAAGAGCAGGAGAACCGCAGGAGAAGGGGAGAGGGAAAGAGGGAAGGAGGGAAAAAGGAGCCGCAAGCATTGGCATTAGACATGGATTCGTGGTTCACATGTGTCCTCAGTAAGATAATCATGTAATTACAATGCAGTTTCTACATCACCTTCCTGTTTATTGGCAATTCAGACcacagcagagcagagcaatTCAGCATCGGGAACTAGGTAAATGGACGATGAGAAGGGGTTGCTGTTTTCGGGATTGCCTACCGTATGTAAAAGCGTGTGTCTGCGGGTAAATTAGGTTGACTGGCATAACGGGACGGAGGGACGATCAGAATATATCCATGCTTAACTT
Proteins encoded in this window:
- a CDS encoding related to transcription activator CUP2, with product MIIDGEKYACEACVRGHRVSNCQHSDRPLQHINKKGRPVSQCAHCRAMRKSRSAHVKCDCGEKTSKCAHLQPAVEGHTETCCCNHGGPCSCSHKNEPALDTVPESDSERESLTLSISGRPKPPGRRRRANTVHSDGVLTFDQHGNHKPAHRSNRVSQKCGPYQLNRVNSAHSTGSLGAESMLQKSTREPPNSRARAATNRERRVKSETASPLMSGASSFQNLNGNLPPLDLSGIEYPPYMANSTFDLFGSGFNSETDAPMYSAGLSAASVDWSHYDLSEMKGESFTPSSYSQAGTQSFNGLFDFGSGSEHLPHLANTTSTSGEVSEVEDFLPGGDGDYDGLEGFSRADSFIRQNGNVMANSTDLTTIDYDSFYKGADSGPMAGAGLSMVEDDPAFWMPNYNEGITTMDESPEPLGPASVPSFWGI